The following are from one region of the Ornithorhynchus anatinus isolate Pmale09 chromosome 20, mOrnAna1.pri.v4, whole genome shotgun sequence genome:
- the RNASEH2B gene encoding ribonuclease H2 subunit B isoform X2, protein MLSPKKRPAQPRSAQWVLVAPESLTDLPKKVEDGPVFTRLHNPCTGEAALYLFNRPAQQLLEVKAFHEECHSWFIGQTVQHDGRLLFATPVDPLFLILHYIIKAEKEQGKFQPLDQVVVDPEFPNCVMLLLNTEVRKSLHHVTEEKEISGNKFYKFSKEKTLKWLKKKVDQTVTALKNSSVSVGDRVLSATFITRDHASSIKEEDYVRYAHGLISEYIPKDLSEDLSKHLQLPELSTPTPEPPLKWELPEELPASSWTFPLKLLIPLV, encoded by the exons AGTCTCTTACTGATCTTCCTAAGAAAGTTGAAGATGGACCTGTGTTTACAAGACTTCACAACCCCTGTACAG gggaagcagcgctCTACTTGTTCAATCGCCCGGCACAGCAGCTGTTAGAAGTAAAAGCCTTCCACGAAGAATGCCATTCTTGGTTTATAGGCCAGACAGTTCAGCATG ATGGCCGCCTTTTGTTTGCAACCCCAGTGGACCCTTTATTTCTTATTCTGCATTACATCataaaggcagagaaagag CAAGGGAAGTTTCAGCCATTAGATCAGGTGGTGGTTGATCCAGAGTTTCCCAactgtgtcatgctgctgctCAACACCGAAGTTCGCAAGTCACTCCACCATGTGACCGAGGAGAAAG AAATTAGCGGCAATAAATTTTACAAGTTCAGCAAAGAGAAAACATTGAAGTGGCTGAAGAAAAAG GTTGACCAGACTGTGACAGCATTAAAAAACAGCAGTGTGAGCGTGGGCGATCGTGTTCTCTCTGCTACATTCATCACGCGGGATCATGCTTCAAGCATTAAAGAAG aggaCTACGTTCGTTATGCCCATGGTTTGATATCCGAATATATTCCTAAAGATTTAAGTGAAGATTTATCCAAACACTTACA GCTTCCGGAGCTTTCCACTCCAACACCAGAACCTCCATTAAAG TGGGAATTGCCTGAAGAATTGCCTGCCTCATCTTGGACCTTTCCTTTAAAGTTGTTAATTCCTCTGGTCTGA